In one Liolophura sinensis isolate JHLJ2023 chromosome 11, CUHK_Ljap_v2, whole genome shotgun sequence genomic region, the following are encoded:
- the LOC135477591 gene encoding rac GTPase-activating protein 1-like isoform X3, whose protein sequence is MFNPWKLWKKEFVKFVRSEEECRRKWHDAEIQCDKLRRRVKEIDQEKLALDTQLRHARKQIALEVDKRMATERELDSAERQLCLIRELLNDRNHRTTINEEDMEKLYGLVKGRERRNMHEAQSPYGGLESSASILSDIYDQTDDDLERSRRCSGLRYKKRPSAPPLDEDEDECPTPPKMGKNAEDADNSFITTTTITVDRQGNPVTAKTEVTVPKLNKSLSEPALDIYREEPDRDTESDPESEDYLWTPNRNNNAMRYPRGILKRTPSEPETPVLRKATSASKGLNRGHVFDTRNIFKPETCVPCGKKIGFGRFAVKCKDCRATCHPDCKDLLPLPCVPNAPSTPATTTRNFVGVISDYVSNSSPMIPALVVHCIREIEKRGMHEVGIYRVPGSTKQVRELKEKFLKGKVPNLSHVDDINVVCGCVKDFLLKLKEPLITYRMWQEFVDAATDPHFEHDRSRLCIAVKNLPPANKDTLAFLIVHLQKVSKRVECRMPASNLATVFGPSVVGNSCPDPSSQQMITESTIQSQVVQALMSIPSDYWMSFTEDDQENFYSNPNTPGTPDGVHSVLGSVFTPSTYSRKRSGIKTSYTPRSAYKGKIEVRNPSHFFDKPH, encoded by the exons AGTTTGTGAAATTTGTGCGCAGTGAAGAAGAATGCCGGAGAAAATGGCATGATGCGGAGATCCAGTGCGACAAACTACGACGGCGGGTAAAGGAAATTGATCAGGAGAAACTGGCACTGGACACACAGCTACGTCATGCCAG AAAACAGATTGCCCTGGAAGTTGACAAACGTATGGCCACAGAACGGGAACTGGACAGTGCG GAGAGGCAACTTTGTCTGATCCGGGAACTTTTGAATGACCGGAATCACCGCACCACAATCAATGAAGAAGACATGGAGAAGCTCTACGGCCTTGTCAAAGGCAGAGAACGACGCAATATGCATGAGGCACAGTCTCCTTATGG TGGGCTGGAGTCGTCCGCCTCCATCTTGTCTGACATTTACGACCAGACGGACGATGATTTAGAGCGTTCACGACGCTGTAGCGGGCTACGCTACAAGAAACGCCCCAGTGCCCCACCCCTAGACGAGGATGAAGATGAGTGCCCAACGCCCCCCAAAATGGGCAAAAATGCAGAAGAT gCTGACAACTCTTTCATTACTACAACCACAATAACAGTGGATCGTCAAGGCAACCCGGTGACAGCAAAAACAGAGGTCACCGTGCCGAAGCTGAATAAAAGTTTAAGTGAACCTGCCCTCGACATTTACCGTGAAGAGCCAGACCGAGACACTG AGAGTGACCCAGAGTCAGAAGACTACTTGTGGACCCCCAACCGCAACAACAATGCCATGCGTTACCCCCGAGGAATTCTGAAGCGAACCCCCTCAGAGCCTGA AACGCCAGTTTTAAGAAAAGCAACTTCAGCCAGCAAAGGTCTGAACAGAGGCCACGTGTTTGACACTAGGAACATCTTCAAACCAGAGACATGTGTGCCA TGTGGAAAGAAGATTGGATTTGGAAGGTTTGCTGTAAAATGCAAAG ACTGCCGTGCGACGTGTCACCCTGACTGTAAAGATTTACTCCCCTTGCCATGCGTGCCCAATGCTCCCAGTACGCCAGCCACCACAACAAGAAACTTTGTG GGCGTGATCTCTGACTATGTGTCAAACAGCTCTCCCATGATTCCAGCACTTGTG GTACATTGTATTCGGGAGATAGAGAAGAGGGGCATGCATGAAGTAGGAATATACAGAGTGCCGGG CTCCACCAAGCAAGTGAGAGAATTGAAAGAGAAATTCTTAAAGGGCAAAGTTCCAAATCTG TCCCATGTGGATGACATCAACGTAGTGTGTGGTTGTGTCAAGGACTTTCTTCTGAAGCTCAAGGAACCCCTCATCACTTACAGGATGTGGCAGGAGTTTGTCGATGCAGCCA CTGACCCTCATTTTGAGCACGACAGAAGTCGATTGTGTATCGCGGTGAAGAATCTGCCACCAGCTAACAAGGACACATTGGCCTTCTTAATCGTACATCTGCAGAA AGTGTCAAAGAGAGTAGAGTGTCGTATGCCAGCCTCTAACTTGGCCACAGTGTTTGGGCCGTCTGTGGTTGGCAACTCCTGCCCGGATCCCAGCTCACAGCAGATGATCACTGAGTCTACCATACAGTCACAG gTTGTCCAGGCACTCATGTCCATCCCCTCAGACTATTGGATGAGCTTCACGGAAGACGATCAGGAGAATTTCTACTCGAACCCCAATACGCCGGGAACGCCTGATG GTGTCCACAGTGTGCTGGGCTCGGTGTTCACACCCAGCACGTACTCTAGGAAACGCAGCGGGATAAAAACCAGCTACACTCCAAG
- the LOC135477591 gene encoding rac GTPase-activating protein 1-like isoform X2 yields MDRNRLSIVAAFDDLIRNTRVLTQSVEPEFVKFVRSEEECRRKWHDAEIQCDKLRRRVKEIDQEKLALDTQLRHARKQIALEVDKRMATERELDSAERQLCLIRELLNDRNHRTTINEEDMEKLYGLVKGRERRNMHEAQSPYGGLESSASILSDIYDQTDDDLERSRRCSGLRYKKRPSAPPLDEDEDECPTPPKMGKNAEDADNSFITTTTITVDRQGNPVTAKTEVTVPKLNKSLSEPALDIYREEPDRDTESDPESEDYLWTPNRNNNAMRYPRGILKRTPSEPETPVLRKATSASKGLNRGHVFDTRNIFKPETCVPCGKKIGFGRFAVKCKDCRATCHPDCKDLLPLPCVPNAPSTPATTTRNFVGVISDYVSNSSPMIPALVVHCIREIEKRGMHEVGIYRVPGSTKQVRELKEKFLKGKVPNLSHVDDINVVCGCVKDFLLKLKEPLITYRMWQEFVDAATDPHFEHDRSRLCIAVKNLPPANKDTLAFLIVHLQKVSKRVECRMPASNLATVFGPSVVGNSCPDPSSQQMITESTIQSQVVQALMSIPSDYWMSFTEDDQENFYSNPNTPGTPDGVHSVLGSVFTPSTYSRKRSGIKTSYTPRLMPPLIQLTASPVSESQI; encoded by the exons AGTTTGTGAAATTTGTGCGCAGTGAAGAAGAATGCCGGAGAAAATGGCATGATGCGGAGATCCAGTGCGACAAACTACGACGGCGGGTAAAGGAAATTGATCAGGAGAAACTGGCACTGGACACACAGCTACGTCATGCCAG AAAACAGATTGCCCTGGAAGTTGACAAACGTATGGCCACAGAACGGGAACTGGACAGTGCG GAGAGGCAACTTTGTCTGATCCGGGAACTTTTGAATGACCGGAATCACCGCACCACAATCAATGAAGAAGACATGGAGAAGCTCTACGGCCTTGTCAAAGGCAGAGAACGACGCAATATGCATGAGGCACAGTCTCCTTATGG TGGGCTGGAGTCGTCCGCCTCCATCTTGTCTGACATTTACGACCAGACGGACGATGATTTAGAGCGTTCACGACGCTGTAGCGGGCTACGCTACAAGAAACGCCCCAGTGCCCCACCCCTAGACGAGGATGAAGATGAGTGCCCAACGCCCCCCAAAATGGGCAAAAATGCAGAAGAT gCTGACAACTCTTTCATTACTACAACCACAATAACAGTGGATCGTCAAGGCAACCCGGTGACAGCAAAAACAGAGGTCACCGTGCCGAAGCTGAATAAAAGTTTAAGTGAACCTGCCCTCGACATTTACCGTGAAGAGCCAGACCGAGACACTG AGAGTGACCCAGAGTCAGAAGACTACTTGTGGACCCCCAACCGCAACAACAATGCCATGCGTTACCCCCGAGGAATTCTGAAGCGAACCCCCTCAGAGCCTGA AACGCCAGTTTTAAGAAAAGCAACTTCAGCCAGCAAAGGTCTGAACAGAGGCCACGTGTTTGACACTAGGAACATCTTCAAACCAGAGACATGTGTGCCA TGTGGAAAGAAGATTGGATTTGGAAGGTTTGCTGTAAAATGCAAAG ACTGCCGTGCGACGTGTCACCCTGACTGTAAAGATTTACTCCCCTTGCCATGCGTGCCCAATGCTCCCAGTACGCCAGCCACCACAACAAGAAACTTTGTG GGCGTGATCTCTGACTATGTGTCAAACAGCTCTCCCATGATTCCAGCACTTGTG GTACATTGTATTCGGGAGATAGAGAAGAGGGGCATGCATGAAGTAGGAATATACAGAGTGCCGGG CTCCACCAAGCAAGTGAGAGAATTGAAAGAGAAATTCTTAAAGGGCAAAGTTCCAAATCTG TCCCATGTGGATGACATCAACGTAGTGTGTGGTTGTGTCAAGGACTTTCTTCTGAAGCTCAAGGAACCCCTCATCACTTACAGGATGTGGCAGGAGTTTGTCGATGCAGCCA CTGACCCTCATTTTGAGCACGACAGAAGTCGATTGTGTATCGCGGTGAAGAATCTGCCACCAGCTAACAAGGACACATTGGCCTTCTTAATCGTACATCTGCAGAA AGTGTCAAAGAGAGTAGAGTGTCGTATGCCAGCCTCTAACTTGGCCACAGTGTTTGGGCCGTCTGTGGTTGGCAACTCCTGCCCGGATCCCAGCTCACAGCAGATGATCACTGAGTCTACCATACAGTCACAG gTTGTCCAGGCACTCATGTCCATCCCCTCAGACTATTGGATGAGCTTCACGGAAGACGATCAGGAGAATTTCTACTCGAACCCCAATACGCCGGGAACGCCTGATG GTGTCCACAGTGTGCTGGGCTCGGTGTTCACACCCAGCACGTACTCTAGGAAACGCAGCGGGATAAAAACCAGCTACACTCCAAG
- the LOC135477591 gene encoding rac GTPase-activating protein 1-like isoform X1, which translates to MDRNRLSIVAAFDDLIRNTRVLTQSVEPEFVKFVRSEEECRRKWHDAEIQCDKLRRRVKEIDQEKLALDTQLRHARKQIALEVDKRMATERELDSAERQLCLIRELLNDRNHRTTINEEDMEKLYGLVKGRERRNMHEAQSPYGGLESSASILSDIYDQTDDDLERSRRCSGLRYKKRPSAPPLDEDEDECPTPPKMGKNAEDADNSFITTTTITVDRQGNPVTAKTEVTVPKLNKSLSEPALDIYREEPDRDTESDPESEDYLWTPNRNNNAMRYPRGILKRTPSEPETPVLRKATSASKGLNRGHVFDTRNIFKPETCVPCGKKIGFGRFAVKCKDCRATCHPDCKDLLPLPCVPNAPSTPATTTRNFVGVISDYVSNSSPMIPALVVHCIREIEKRGMHEVGIYRVPGSTKQVRELKEKFLKGKVPNLSHVDDINVVCGCVKDFLLKLKEPLITYRMWQEFVDAATDPHFEHDRSRLCIAVKNLPPANKDTLAFLIVHLQKVSKRVECRMPASNLATVFGPSVVGNSCPDPSSQQMITESTIQSQVVQALMSIPSDYWMSFTEDDQENFYSNPNTPGTPDGVHSVLGSVFTPSTYSRKRSGIKTSYTPRSAYKGKIEVRNPSHFFDKPH; encoded by the exons AGTTTGTGAAATTTGTGCGCAGTGAAGAAGAATGCCGGAGAAAATGGCATGATGCGGAGATCCAGTGCGACAAACTACGACGGCGGGTAAAGGAAATTGATCAGGAGAAACTGGCACTGGACACACAGCTACGTCATGCCAG AAAACAGATTGCCCTGGAAGTTGACAAACGTATGGCCACAGAACGGGAACTGGACAGTGCG GAGAGGCAACTTTGTCTGATCCGGGAACTTTTGAATGACCGGAATCACCGCACCACAATCAATGAAGAAGACATGGAGAAGCTCTACGGCCTTGTCAAAGGCAGAGAACGACGCAATATGCATGAGGCACAGTCTCCTTATGG TGGGCTGGAGTCGTCCGCCTCCATCTTGTCTGACATTTACGACCAGACGGACGATGATTTAGAGCGTTCACGACGCTGTAGCGGGCTACGCTACAAGAAACGCCCCAGTGCCCCACCCCTAGACGAGGATGAAGATGAGTGCCCAACGCCCCCCAAAATGGGCAAAAATGCAGAAGAT gCTGACAACTCTTTCATTACTACAACCACAATAACAGTGGATCGTCAAGGCAACCCGGTGACAGCAAAAACAGAGGTCACCGTGCCGAAGCTGAATAAAAGTTTAAGTGAACCTGCCCTCGACATTTACCGTGAAGAGCCAGACCGAGACACTG AGAGTGACCCAGAGTCAGAAGACTACTTGTGGACCCCCAACCGCAACAACAATGCCATGCGTTACCCCCGAGGAATTCTGAAGCGAACCCCCTCAGAGCCTGA AACGCCAGTTTTAAGAAAAGCAACTTCAGCCAGCAAAGGTCTGAACAGAGGCCACGTGTTTGACACTAGGAACATCTTCAAACCAGAGACATGTGTGCCA TGTGGAAAGAAGATTGGATTTGGAAGGTTTGCTGTAAAATGCAAAG ACTGCCGTGCGACGTGTCACCCTGACTGTAAAGATTTACTCCCCTTGCCATGCGTGCCCAATGCTCCCAGTACGCCAGCCACCACAACAAGAAACTTTGTG GGCGTGATCTCTGACTATGTGTCAAACAGCTCTCCCATGATTCCAGCACTTGTG GTACATTGTATTCGGGAGATAGAGAAGAGGGGCATGCATGAAGTAGGAATATACAGAGTGCCGGG CTCCACCAAGCAAGTGAGAGAATTGAAAGAGAAATTCTTAAAGGGCAAAGTTCCAAATCTG TCCCATGTGGATGACATCAACGTAGTGTGTGGTTGTGTCAAGGACTTTCTTCTGAAGCTCAAGGAACCCCTCATCACTTACAGGATGTGGCAGGAGTTTGTCGATGCAGCCA CTGACCCTCATTTTGAGCACGACAGAAGTCGATTGTGTATCGCGGTGAAGAATCTGCCACCAGCTAACAAGGACACATTGGCCTTCTTAATCGTACATCTGCAGAA AGTGTCAAAGAGAGTAGAGTGTCGTATGCCAGCCTCTAACTTGGCCACAGTGTTTGGGCCGTCTGTGGTTGGCAACTCCTGCCCGGATCCCAGCTCACAGCAGATGATCACTGAGTCTACCATACAGTCACAG gTTGTCCAGGCACTCATGTCCATCCCCTCAGACTATTGGATGAGCTTCACGGAAGACGATCAGGAGAATTTCTACTCGAACCCCAATACGCCGGGAACGCCTGATG GTGTCCACAGTGTGCTGGGCTCGGTGTTCACACCCAGCACGTACTCTAGGAAACGCAGCGGGATAAAAACCAGCTACACTCCAAG